The following are encoded together in the Microscilla marina ATCC 23134 genome:
- a CDS encoding PD-(D/E)XK nuclease family protein → MRWSFSSYRQFKGCRRQWFYQNKMANANATKDPERKEAAILRNLQSLNAWRGSMVDYIIGKEVIPCLQQGIWPQYQDVITAMKALFQEQYAFAKAQKYREEGLTKTKAGESFLALYDLEYAPEKITREALNQAYLEAVQALKNLFHNQRFLEYLRSASRLITQRQDLQVKYNEHFTLKAIPDLLVFEEHPFRVHIIDWKVHSKAQRTYEEQLRLYAWIIKKGARPRDFPEVLDNLPITDIQLTEYQLFTNEVRTYDISLEDVHEIEQNIAQSIAEMTAAQAYLKYQQLEIANFPVNRSEENCRGCRFRKICEQPAPTQTQTSLF, encoded by the coding sequence ATGCGTTGGTCATTTTCATCATATCGCCAGTTTAAGGGCTGTAGGCGTCAGTGGTTTTATCAAAATAAAATGGCAAACGCCAACGCTACCAAAGATCCTGAACGTAAGGAAGCAGCAATTTTGCGCAACCTACAGTCGCTCAATGCCTGGCGAGGCTCTATGGTTGACTACATCATAGGCAAAGAAGTCATCCCCTGTTTACAGCAAGGGATATGGCCACAGTACCAAGACGTTATTACGGCAATGAAGGCACTGTTTCAAGAGCAATACGCCTTTGCCAAAGCGCAAAAATACCGCGAAGAGGGTTTGACCAAAACCAAAGCAGGCGAAAGCTTTCTGGCCTTGTATGACCTGGAATATGCCCCCGAAAAAATTACCCGCGAAGCCCTCAATCAAGCCTATCTGGAAGCGGTACAAGCCTTAAAAAACTTGTTTCATAACCAGCGTTTTCTGGAATATTTGCGTTCGGCAAGCCGCCTGATTACCCAGCGACAAGACCTGCAGGTAAAGTACAACGAACACTTTACCCTCAAGGCAATTCCTGACTTGCTGGTGTTTGAAGAACACCCCTTTCGGGTACACATCATCGACTGGAAGGTGCACTCGAAAGCACAACGTACCTACGAAGAACAGCTTAGACTGTATGCCTGGATCATAAAAAAAGGAGCACGCCCGCGCGACTTCCCCGAAGTGTTGGATAACCTGCCCATTACAGATATTCAGCTCACTGAATATCAGTTGTTTACCAATGAGGTGCGCACCTACGACATCAGCCTCGAAGATGTGCACGAAATAGAACAAAACATTGCCCAAAGTATTGCCGAAATGACCGCTGCTCAGGCATATCTTAAGTACCAGCAACTAGAGATAGCAAACTTTCCGGTCA